A portion of the Oryzias melastigma strain HK-1 linkage group LG1, ASM292280v2, whole genome shotgun sequence genome contains these proteins:
- the rbm47 gene encoding RNA-binding protein 47 isoform X1, translating to MTAEDPAASSTMSNNAAHAKPSAASHHSLHGHMNIPEGVAGASNEAALVALMERTGYSMVQENGQRKYGPPPGWNSPSPPRGCEIFVGKIPRDVYEDELVPVFESVGRIYEMRLMMDFDGKNRGYAFVMYTEKHEAKRAVRELNNYEVRPGRLLGVCSSVDNCRLFIGGIPKTKKREEILEEVSKVTEGVLDVIVYASAADKMKNRGFAFVEYESHRAAAMARRKLMPGRIQLWGHQIAVDWAEPEIDVDEDVMETVKILYVRNLMMETNEETIRQIFSQWNPGCVERVKKIRDYAFVHFTSRDDAVQAMDNLNGTEIEGSCIEVTLAKPVDKEQYSRQKASKGAVPATPETTQQNYVYQCDPYTLAYYGYPYSTLIGPNRDYFVKGTPMIQNNAGTVRGRGRAAAGNRTPGPRGSYLGGYSAGRGIYSRYHEGKTKQPEKPYELVNSLELAASVNPVGIKPGTMALPALGAQYPVFSATPAPKLIEDGKVHTVEHLINPLTIQHPEHTTATAAATVLPAVSTPPPFQGRPITPVYAMAHNVQRIPTAAGLYGPGYVPITNYTANTAALAALQKNAAMTAAAYGSYAGYAVPQPFPAAAFQLPIHDVYQTY from the exons ATGACAGCTGAAGATCCTGCTGCTTCTTCAACAATGAGCAATAACGCTGCCCACGCTAAACCCTCCGCTGCCTCCCACCATTCTCTCCATGGACACATGAACATCCCAGAGGGGGTTGCAGGAGCCTCCAATGAAGCTGCACTGGTGGCCTTGATGGAGCGCACTGGCTACAGTATGGTACAGGAAAATGGTCAACGCAAATATGGCCCCCCTCCAGGCTGGAACAGCCCATCTCCTCCTCGAGGATGTGAAATCTTTGTTGGGAAAATCCCAAGAGACGTTTATGAGGACGAGTTAGTCCCAGTGTTTGAGTCAGTAGGCCGCATCTACGAAATGCGTCTCATGATGGACTTCGATGGCAAAAACCGAGGGTATGCATTTGTGATGTACACAGAGAAACATGAGGCCAAAAGAGCTGTGCGGGAGCTAAATAACTATGAGGTGCGGCCTGGTCGTCTGCTGGGGGTCTGTTCTTCTGTGGATAACTGCCGTCTTTTCATTGGTGGCATTCCCAAGACAAAGAAGCGTGAAGAGATCCTGGAGGAAGTCTCCAAAGTGACAGAAGGGGTATTAGATGTGATAGTTTATGCCAGTGCTGCAGACAAGATGAAGAACCGAGGCTTTGCCTTTGTAGAGTACGAGTCGCATCGTGCAGCTGCTATGGCTCGCAGGAAGTTGATGCCTGGCCGTATTCAGCTGTGGGGCCACCAGATCGCTGTGGACTGGGCTGAACCAGAAATTGATGTAGATGAAGATGTGATGGAGACCGTCAAGATCCTCTATGTTAGAAATCTAATGATGGAGACAAATGAAGAGACAATCAGACAG ATCTTCAGCCAGTGGAACCCTGGATGTGTTGAGCGCGTAAAAAAGATCCGTGACTATGCTTTTGTCCACTTCACATCACGGGACGATGCTGTGCAGGCAATGGACAACCTGAATGGCACAGAGATCGAGGGGTCCTGCATCGAGGTGACGCTCGCCAAACCGGTAGATAAAGAGCAGTACTCCCGCCAGAAGGCGTCCAAGGGGGCGGTTCCTGCCACTCCAGAAACCACGCAGCAGAACTACGTTTACCAGTGTGACCCCTACACATTGGCCTACTATGGTTATCCCTACAGCACCCTCATTGGACCCAACAGGGACTACTTTGTGAAAG GAACCCCAATGATACAGAACAATG cAGGTACTGTGAGAGGTCGTGGCCGTGCCGCTGCAGGTAATCGTACCCCTGGACCGCGAGGGTCATACCTTGGGGGTTACTCTGCCGGTCGTGGCATCTACAGCCGCTATCACGAGGGCAAGACCAAGCAGCCCGAAAAGCCCTATGAGCTGGTGAACAGTCTGGAGCTTGCTGCCTCCGTCAACCCAGTTGGCATCAAACCTGGCACAA TGGCTTTGCCAGCTCTGGGTGCACAGTACCCAGTGTTCAGCGCCACTCCTGCGCCCAAACTGATTGAGGACGGGAAGGTGCACACAGTGGAGCATCTCATCAACCCTTTGACCATCCAACACCCCGAACACACCACTGCCACCGCTGCCGCCACAGTCCTGCCTGCAGTGTCCACTCCTCCTCCATTCCAG GGTCGTCCCATCACTCCTGTCTATGCCATGGCCCACAATGTTCAGCGCATCCCCACGGCTGCCGGCCTGTACGGACCGGGCTACGTCCCCATCACAAACTACACGGCCAACACGGCTGCTCTGGCTGCCCTGCAGAAAAACGCAGCCATGACCGCCGCTGCATACGGAAGTTACGCCGGCTACGCCGTGCCGCAGCCCTTCCCCGCGGCCGCCTTTCAGCTGCCCATCCACGACGTCTACCAGACATACTGA
- the rbm47 gene encoding RNA-binding protein 47 isoform X4: MTAEDPAASSTMSNNAAHAKPSAASHHSLHGHMNIPEGVAGASNEAALVALMERTGYSMVQENGQRKYGPPPGWNSPSPPRGCEIFVGKIPRDVYEDELVPVFESVGRIYEMRLMMDFDGKNRGYAFVMYTEKHEAKRAVRELNNYEVRPGRLLGVCSSVDNCRLFIGGIPKTKKREEILEEVSKVTEGVLDVIVYASAADKMKNRGFAFVEYESHRAAAMARRKLMPGRIQLWGHQIAVDWAEPEIDVDEDVMETVKILYVRNLMMETNEETIRQIFSQWNPGCVERVKKIRDYAFVHFTSRDDAVQAMDNLNGTEIEGSCIEVTLAKPVDKEQYSRQKASKGAVPATPETTQQNYVYQCDPYTLAYYGYPYSTLIGPNRDYFVKGTVRGRGRAAAGNRTPGPRGSYLGGYSAGRGIYSRYHEGKTKQPEKPYELVNSLELAASVNPVGIKPGTMALPALGAQYPVFSATPAPKLIEDGKVHTVEHLINPLTIQHPEHTTATAAATVLPAVSTPPPFQGRPITPVYAMAHNVQRIPTAAGLYGPGYVPITNYTANTAALAALQKNAAMTAAAYGSYAGYAVPQPFPAAAFQLPIHDVYQTY; this comes from the exons ATGACAGCTGAAGATCCTGCTGCTTCTTCAACAATGAGCAATAACGCTGCCCACGCTAAACCCTCCGCTGCCTCCCACCATTCTCTCCATGGACACATGAACATCCCAGAGGGGGTTGCAGGAGCCTCCAATGAAGCTGCACTGGTGGCCTTGATGGAGCGCACTGGCTACAGTATGGTACAGGAAAATGGTCAACGCAAATATGGCCCCCCTCCAGGCTGGAACAGCCCATCTCCTCCTCGAGGATGTGAAATCTTTGTTGGGAAAATCCCAAGAGACGTTTATGAGGACGAGTTAGTCCCAGTGTTTGAGTCAGTAGGCCGCATCTACGAAATGCGTCTCATGATGGACTTCGATGGCAAAAACCGAGGGTATGCATTTGTGATGTACACAGAGAAACATGAGGCCAAAAGAGCTGTGCGGGAGCTAAATAACTATGAGGTGCGGCCTGGTCGTCTGCTGGGGGTCTGTTCTTCTGTGGATAACTGCCGTCTTTTCATTGGTGGCATTCCCAAGACAAAGAAGCGTGAAGAGATCCTGGAGGAAGTCTCCAAAGTGACAGAAGGGGTATTAGATGTGATAGTTTATGCCAGTGCTGCAGACAAGATGAAGAACCGAGGCTTTGCCTTTGTAGAGTACGAGTCGCATCGTGCAGCTGCTATGGCTCGCAGGAAGTTGATGCCTGGCCGTATTCAGCTGTGGGGCCACCAGATCGCTGTGGACTGGGCTGAACCAGAAATTGATGTAGATGAAGATGTGATGGAGACCGTCAAGATCCTCTATGTTAGAAATCTAATGATGGAGACAAATGAAGAGACAATCAGACAG ATCTTCAGCCAGTGGAACCCTGGATGTGTTGAGCGCGTAAAAAAGATCCGTGACTATGCTTTTGTCCACTTCACATCACGGGACGATGCTGTGCAGGCAATGGACAACCTGAATGGCACAGAGATCGAGGGGTCCTGCATCGAGGTGACGCTCGCCAAACCGGTAGATAAAGAGCAGTACTCCCGCCAGAAGGCGTCCAAGGGGGCGGTTCCTGCCACTCCAGAAACCACGCAGCAGAACTACGTTTACCAGTGTGACCCCTACACATTGGCCTACTATGGTTATCCCTACAGCACCCTCATTGGACCCAACAGGGACTACTTTGTGAAAG GTACTGTGAGAGGTCGTGGCCGTGCCGCTGCAGGTAATCGTACCCCTGGACCGCGAGGGTCATACCTTGGGGGTTACTCTGCCGGTCGTGGCATCTACAGCCGCTATCACGAGGGCAAGACCAAGCAGCCCGAAAAGCCCTATGAGCTGGTGAACAGTCTGGAGCTTGCTGCCTCCGTCAACCCAGTTGGCATCAAACCTGGCACAA TGGCTTTGCCAGCTCTGGGTGCACAGTACCCAGTGTTCAGCGCCACTCCTGCGCCCAAACTGATTGAGGACGGGAAGGTGCACACAGTGGAGCATCTCATCAACCCTTTGACCATCCAACACCCCGAACACACCACTGCCACCGCTGCCGCCACAGTCCTGCCTGCAGTGTCCACTCCTCCTCCATTCCAG GGTCGTCCCATCACTCCTGTCTATGCCATGGCCCACAATGTTCAGCGCATCCCCACGGCTGCCGGCCTGTACGGACCGGGCTACGTCCCCATCACAAACTACACGGCCAACACGGCTGCTCTGGCTGCCCTGCAGAAAAACGCAGCCATGACCGCCGCTGCATACGGAAGTTACGCCGGCTACGCCGTGCCGCAGCCCTTCCCCGCGGCCGCCTTTCAGCTGCCCATCCACGACGTCTACCAGACATACTGA
- the rbm47 gene encoding RNA-binding protein 47 isoform X3 encodes MTAEDPAASSTMSNNAAHAKPSAASHHSLHGHMNIPEGVAGASNEAALVALMERTGYSMVQENGQRKYGPPPGWNSPSPPRGCEIFVGKIPRDVYEDELVPVFESVGRIYEMRLMMDFDGKNRGYAFVMYTEKHEAKRAVRELNNYEVRPGRLLGVCSSVDNCRLFIGGIPKTKKREEILEEVSKVTEGVLDVIVYASAADKMKNRGFAFVEYESHRAAAMARRKLMPGRIQLWGHQIAVDWAEPEIDVDEDVMETVKILYVRNLMMETNEETIRQIFSQWNPGCVERVKKIRDYAFVHFTSRDDAVQAMDNLNGTEIEGSCIEVTLAKPVDKEQYSRQKASKGAVPATPETTQQNYVYQCDPYTLAYYGYPYSTLIGPNRDYFVKAGTVRGRGRAAAGNRTPGPRGSYLGGYSAGRGIYSRYHEGKTKQPEKPYELVNSLELAASVNPVGIKPGTMALPALGAQYPVFSATPAPKLIEDGKVHTVEHLINPLTIQHPEHTTATAAATVLPAVSTPPPFQGRPITPVYAMAHNVQRIPTAAGLYGPGYVPITNYTANTAALAALQKNAAMTAAAYGSYAGYAVPQPFPAAAFQLPIHDVYQTY; translated from the exons ATGACAGCTGAAGATCCTGCTGCTTCTTCAACAATGAGCAATAACGCTGCCCACGCTAAACCCTCCGCTGCCTCCCACCATTCTCTCCATGGACACATGAACATCCCAGAGGGGGTTGCAGGAGCCTCCAATGAAGCTGCACTGGTGGCCTTGATGGAGCGCACTGGCTACAGTATGGTACAGGAAAATGGTCAACGCAAATATGGCCCCCCTCCAGGCTGGAACAGCCCATCTCCTCCTCGAGGATGTGAAATCTTTGTTGGGAAAATCCCAAGAGACGTTTATGAGGACGAGTTAGTCCCAGTGTTTGAGTCAGTAGGCCGCATCTACGAAATGCGTCTCATGATGGACTTCGATGGCAAAAACCGAGGGTATGCATTTGTGATGTACACAGAGAAACATGAGGCCAAAAGAGCTGTGCGGGAGCTAAATAACTATGAGGTGCGGCCTGGTCGTCTGCTGGGGGTCTGTTCTTCTGTGGATAACTGCCGTCTTTTCATTGGTGGCATTCCCAAGACAAAGAAGCGTGAAGAGATCCTGGAGGAAGTCTCCAAAGTGACAGAAGGGGTATTAGATGTGATAGTTTATGCCAGTGCTGCAGACAAGATGAAGAACCGAGGCTTTGCCTTTGTAGAGTACGAGTCGCATCGTGCAGCTGCTATGGCTCGCAGGAAGTTGATGCCTGGCCGTATTCAGCTGTGGGGCCACCAGATCGCTGTGGACTGGGCTGAACCAGAAATTGATGTAGATGAAGATGTGATGGAGACCGTCAAGATCCTCTATGTTAGAAATCTAATGATGGAGACAAATGAAGAGACAATCAGACAG ATCTTCAGCCAGTGGAACCCTGGATGTGTTGAGCGCGTAAAAAAGATCCGTGACTATGCTTTTGTCCACTTCACATCACGGGACGATGCTGTGCAGGCAATGGACAACCTGAATGGCACAGAGATCGAGGGGTCCTGCATCGAGGTGACGCTCGCCAAACCGGTAGATAAAGAGCAGTACTCCCGCCAGAAGGCGTCCAAGGGGGCGGTTCCTGCCACTCCAGAAACCACGCAGCAGAACTACGTTTACCAGTGTGACCCCTACACATTGGCCTACTATGGTTATCCCTACAGCACCCTCATTGGACCCAACAGGGACTACTTTGTGAAAG cAGGTACTGTGAGAGGTCGTGGCCGTGCCGCTGCAGGTAATCGTACCCCTGGACCGCGAGGGTCATACCTTGGGGGTTACTCTGCCGGTCGTGGCATCTACAGCCGCTATCACGAGGGCAAGACCAAGCAGCCCGAAAAGCCCTATGAGCTGGTGAACAGTCTGGAGCTTGCTGCCTCCGTCAACCCAGTTGGCATCAAACCTGGCACAA TGGCTTTGCCAGCTCTGGGTGCACAGTACCCAGTGTTCAGCGCCACTCCTGCGCCCAAACTGATTGAGGACGGGAAGGTGCACACAGTGGAGCATCTCATCAACCCTTTGACCATCCAACACCCCGAACACACCACTGCCACCGCTGCCGCCACAGTCCTGCCTGCAGTGTCCACTCCTCCTCCATTCCAG GGTCGTCCCATCACTCCTGTCTATGCCATGGCCCACAATGTTCAGCGCATCCCCACGGCTGCCGGCCTGTACGGACCGGGCTACGTCCCCATCACAAACTACACGGCCAACACGGCTGCTCTGGCTGCCCTGCAGAAAAACGCAGCCATGACCGCCGCTGCATACGGAAGTTACGCCGGCTACGCCGTGCCGCAGCCCTTCCCCGCGGCCGCCTTTCAGCTGCCCATCCACGACGTCTACCAGACATACTGA
- the rbm47 gene encoding RNA-binding protein 47 isoform X6 codes for MTAEDPAASSTMSNNAAHAKPSAASHHSLHGHMNIPEGVAGASNEAALVALMERTGYSMVQENGQRKYGPPPGWNSPSPPRGCEIFVGKIPRDVYEDELVPVFESVGRIYEMRLMMDFDGKNRGYAFVMYTEKHEAKRAVRELNNYEVRPGRLLGVCSSVDNCRLFIGGIPKTKKREEILEEVSKVTEGVLDVIVYASAADKMKNRGFAFVEYESHRAAAMARRKLMPGRIQLWGHQIAVDWAEPEIDVDEDVMETVKILYVRNLMMETNEETIRQIFSQWNPGCVERVKKIRDYAFVHFTSRDDAVQAMDNLNGTEIEGSCIEVTLAKPVDKEQYSRQKASKGAVPATPETTQQNYVYQCDPYTLAYYGYPYSTLIGPNRDYFVKVALPALGAQYPVFSATPAPKLIEDGKVHTVEHLINPLTIQHPEHTTATAAATVLPAVSTPPPFQGRPITPVYAMAHNVQRIPTAAGLYGPGYVPITNYTANTAALAALQKNAAMTAAAYGSYAGYAVPQPFPAAAFQLPIHDVYQTY; via the exons ATGACAGCTGAAGATCCTGCTGCTTCTTCAACAATGAGCAATAACGCTGCCCACGCTAAACCCTCCGCTGCCTCCCACCATTCTCTCCATGGACACATGAACATCCCAGAGGGGGTTGCAGGAGCCTCCAATGAAGCTGCACTGGTGGCCTTGATGGAGCGCACTGGCTACAGTATGGTACAGGAAAATGGTCAACGCAAATATGGCCCCCCTCCAGGCTGGAACAGCCCATCTCCTCCTCGAGGATGTGAAATCTTTGTTGGGAAAATCCCAAGAGACGTTTATGAGGACGAGTTAGTCCCAGTGTTTGAGTCAGTAGGCCGCATCTACGAAATGCGTCTCATGATGGACTTCGATGGCAAAAACCGAGGGTATGCATTTGTGATGTACACAGAGAAACATGAGGCCAAAAGAGCTGTGCGGGAGCTAAATAACTATGAGGTGCGGCCTGGTCGTCTGCTGGGGGTCTGTTCTTCTGTGGATAACTGCCGTCTTTTCATTGGTGGCATTCCCAAGACAAAGAAGCGTGAAGAGATCCTGGAGGAAGTCTCCAAAGTGACAGAAGGGGTATTAGATGTGATAGTTTATGCCAGTGCTGCAGACAAGATGAAGAACCGAGGCTTTGCCTTTGTAGAGTACGAGTCGCATCGTGCAGCTGCTATGGCTCGCAGGAAGTTGATGCCTGGCCGTATTCAGCTGTGGGGCCACCAGATCGCTGTGGACTGGGCTGAACCAGAAATTGATGTAGATGAAGATGTGATGGAGACCGTCAAGATCCTCTATGTTAGAAATCTAATGATGGAGACAAATGAAGAGACAATCAGACAG ATCTTCAGCCAGTGGAACCCTGGATGTGTTGAGCGCGTAAAAAAGATCCGTGACTATGCTTTTGTCCACTTCACATCACGGGACGATGCTGTGCAGGCAATGGACAACCTGAATGGCACAGAGATCGAGGGGTCCTGCATCGAGGTGACGCTCGCCAAACCGGTAGATAAAGAGCAGTACTCCCGCCAGAAGGCGTCCAAGGGGGCGGTTCCTGCCACTCCAGAAACCACGCAGCAGAACTACGTTTACCAGTGTGACCCCTACACATTGGCCTACTATGGTTATCCCTACAGCACCCTCATTGGACCCAACAGGGACTACTTTGTGAAAG TGGCTTTGCCAGCTCTGGGTGCACAGTACCCAGTGTTCAGCGCCACTCCTGCGCCCAAACTGATTGAGGACGGGAAGGTGCACACAGTGGAGCATCTCATCAACCCTTTGACCATCCAACACCCCGAACACACCACTGCCACCGCTGCCGCCACAGTCCTGCCTGCAGTGTCCACTCCTCCTCCATTCCAG GGTCGTCCCATCACTCCTGTCTATGCCATGGCCCACAATGTTCAGCGCATCCCCACGGCTGCCGGCCTGTACGGACCGGGCTACGTCCCCATCACAAACTACACGGCCAACACGGCTGCTCTGGCTGCCCTGCAGAAAAACGCAGCCATGACCGCCGCTGCATACGGAAGTTACGCCGGCTACGCCGTGCCGCAGCCCTTCCCCGCGGCCGCCTTTCAGCTGCCCATCCACGACGTCTACCAGACATACTGA
- the rbm47 gene encoding RNA-binding protein 47 isoform X2 yields MTAEDPAASSTMSNNAAHAKPSAASHHSLHGHMNIPEGVAGASNEAALVALMERTGYSMVQENGQRKYGPPPGWNSPSPPRGCEIFVGKIPRDVYEDELVPVFESVGRIYEMRLMMDFDGKNRGYAFVMYTEKHEAKRAVRELNNYEVRPGRLLGVCSSVDNCRLFIGGIPKTKKREEILEEVSKVTEGVLDVIVYASAADKMKNRGFAFVEYESHRAAAMARRKLMPGRIQLWGHQIAVDWAEPEIDVDEDVMETVKILYVRNLMMETNEETIRQIFSQWNPGCVERVKKIRDYAFVHFTSRDDAVQAMDNLNGTEIEGSCIEVTLAKPVDKEQYSRQKASKGAVPATPETTQQNYVYQCDPYTLAYYGYPYSTLIGPNRDYFVKGTPMIQNNGTVRGRGRAAAGNRTPGPRGSYLGGYSAGRGIYSRYHEGKTKQPEKPYELVNSLELAASVNPVGIKPGTMALPALGAQYPVFSATPAPKLIEDGKVHTVEHLINPLTIQHPEHTTATAAATVLPAVSTPPPFQGRPITPVYAMAHNVQRIPTAAGLYGPGYVPITNYTANTAALAALQKNAAMTAAAYGSYAGYAVPQPFPAAAFQLPIHDVYQTY; encoded by the exons ATGACAGCTGAAGATCCTGCTGCTTCTTCAACAATGAGCAATAACGCTGCCCACGCTAAACCCTCCGCTGCCTCCCACCATTCTCTCCATGGACACATGAACATCCCAGAGGGGGTTGCAGGAGCCTCCAATGAAGCTGCACTGGTGGCCTTGATGGAGCGCACTGGCTACAGTATGGTACAGGAAAATGGTCAACGCAAATATGGCCCCCCTCCAGGCTGGAACAGCCCATCTCCTCCTCGAGGATGTGAAATCTTTGTTGGGAAAATCCCAAGAGACGTTTATGAGGACGAGTTAGTCCCAGTGTTTGAGTCAGTAGGCCGCATCTACGAAATGCGTCTCATGATGGACTTCGATGGCAAAAACCGAGGGTATGCATTTGTGATGTACACAGAGAAACATGAGGCCAAAAGAGCTGTGCGGGAGCTAAATAACTATGAGGTGCGGCCTGGTCGTCTGCTGGGGGTCTGTTCTTCTGTGGATAACTGCCGTCTTTTCATTGGTGGCATTCCCAAGACAAAGAAGCGTGAAGAGATCCTGGAGGAAGTCTCCAAAGTGACAGAAGGGGTATTAGATGTGATAGTTTATGCCAGTGCTGCAGACAAGATGAAGAACCGAGGCTTTGCCTTTGTAGAGTACGAGTCGCATCGTGCAGCTGCTATGGCTCGCAGGAAGTTGATGCCTGGCCGTATTCAGCTGTGGGGCCACCAGATCGCTGTGGACTGGGCTGAACCAGAAATTGATGTAGATGAAGATGTGATGGAGACCGTCAAGATCCTCTATGTTAGAAATCTAATGATGGAGACAAATGAAGAGACAATCAGACAG ATCTTCAGCCAGTGGAACCCTGGATGTGTTGAGCGCGTAAAAAAGATCCGTGACTATGCTTTTGTCCACTTCACATCACGGGACGATGCTGTGCAGGCAATGGACAACCTGAATGGCACAGAGATCGAGGGGTCCTGCATCGAGGTGACGCTCGCCAAACCGGTAGATAAAGAGCAGTACTCCCGCCAGAAGGCGTCCAAGGGGGCGGTTCCTGCCACTCCAGAAACCACGCAGCAGAACTACGTTTACCAGTGTGACCCCTACACATTGGCCTACTATGGTTATCCCTACAGCACCCTCATTGGACCCAACAGGGACTACTTTGTGAAAG GAACCCCAATGATACAGAACAATG GTACTGTGAGAGGTCGTGGCCGTGCCGCTGCAGGTAATCGTACCCCTGGACCGCGAGGGTCATACCTTGGGGGTTACTCTGCCGGTCGTGGCATCTACAGCCGCTATCACGAGGGCAAGACCAAGCAGCCCGAAAAGCCCTATGAGCTGGTGAACAGTCTGGAGCTTGCTGCCTCCGTCAACCCAGTTGGCATCAAACCTGGCACAA TGGCTTTGCCAGCTCTGGGTGCACAGTACCCAGTGTTCAGCGCCACTCCTGCGCCCAAACTGATTGAGGACGGGAAGGTGCACACAGTGGAGCATCTCATCAACCCTTTGACCATCCAACACCCCGAACACACCACTGCCACCGCTGCCGCCACAGTCCTGCCTGCAGTGTCCACTCCTCCTCCATTCCAG GGTCGTCCCATCACTCCTGTCTATGCCATGGCCCACAATGTTCAGCGCATCCCCACGGCTGCCGGCCTGTACGGACCGGGCTACGTCCCCATCACAAACTACACGGCCAACACGGCTGCTCTGGCTGCCCTGCAGAAAAACGCAGCCATGACCGCCGCTGCATACGGAAGTTACGCCGGCTACGCCGTGCCGCAGCCCTTCCCCGCGGCCGCCTTTCAGCTGCCCATCCACGACGTCTACCAGACATACTGA
- the rbm47 gene encoding RNA-binding protein 47 isoform X5: MTAEDPAASSTMSNNAAHAKPSAASHHSLHGHMNIPEGVAGASNEAALVALMERTGYSMVQENGQRKYGPPPGWNSPSPPRGCEIFVGKIPRDVYEDELVPVFESVGRIYEMRLMMDFDGKNRGYAFVMYTEKHEAKRAVRELNNYEVRPGRLLGVCSSVDNCRLFIGGIPKTKKREEILEEVSKVTEGVLDVIVYASAADKMKNRGFAFVEYESHRAAAMARRKLMPGRIQLWGHQIAVDWAEPEIDVDEDVMETVKILYVRNLMMETNEETIRQIFSQWNPGCVERVKKIRDYAFVHFTSRDDAVQAMDNLNGTEIEGSCIEVTLAKPVDKEQYSRQKASKGAVPATPETTQQNYVYQCDPYTLAYYGYPYSTLIGPNRDYFVKGTPMIQNNVALPALGAQYPVFSATPAPKLIEDGKVHTVEHLINPLTIQHPEHTTATAAATVLPAVSTPPPFQGRPITPVYAMAHNVQRIPTAAGLYGPGYVPITNYTANTAALAALQKNAAMTAAAYGSYAGYAVPQPFPAAAFQLPIHDVYQTY; this comes from the exons ATGACAGCTGAAGATCCTGCTGCTTCTTCAACAATGAGCAATAACGCTGCCCACGCTAAACCCTCCGCTGCCTCCCACCATTCTCTCCATGGACACATGAACATCCCAGAGGGGGTTGCAGGAGCCTCCAATGAAGCTGCACTGGTGGCCTTGATGGAGCGCACTGGCTACAGTATGGTACAGGAAAATGGTCAACGCAAATATGGCCCCCCTCCAGGCTGGAACAGCCCATCTCCTCCTCGAGGATGTGAAATCTTTGTTGGGAAAATCCCAAGAGACGTTTATGAGGACGAGTTAGTCCCAGTGTTTGAGTCAGTAGGCCGCATCTACGAAATGCGTCTCATGATGGACTTCGATGGCAAAAACCGAGGGTATGCATTTGTGATGTACACAGAGAAACATGAGGCCAAAAGAGCTGTGCGGGAGCTAAATAACTATGAGGTGCGGCCTGGTCGTCTGCTGGGGGTCTGTTCTTCTGTGGATAACTGCCGTCTTTTCATTGGTGGCATTCCCAAGACAAAGAAGCGTGAAGAGATCCTGGAGGAAGTCTCCAAAGTGACAGAAGGGGTATTAGATGTGATAGTTTATGCCAGTGCTGCAGACAAGATGAAGAACCGAGGCTTTGCCTTTGTAGAGTACGAGTCGCATCGTGCAGCTGCTATGGCTCGCAGGAAGTTGATGCCTGGCCGTATTCAGCTGTGGGGCCACCAGATCGCTGTGGACTGGGCTGAACCAGAAATTGATGTAGATGAAGATGTGATGGAGACCGTCAAGATCCTCTATGTTAGAAATCTAATGATGGAGACAAATGAAGAGACAATCAGACAG ATCTTCAGCCAGTGGAACCCTGGATGTGTTGAGCGCGTAAAAAAGATCCGTGACTATGCTTTTGTCCACTTCACATCACGGGACGATGCTGTGCAGGCAATGGACAACCTGAATGGCACAGAGATCGAGGGGTCCTGCATCGAGGTGACGCTCGCCAAACCGGTAGATAAAGAGCAGTACTCCCGCCAGAAGGCGTCCAAGGGGGCGGTTCCTGCCACTCCAGAAACCACGCAGCAGAACTACGTTTACCAGTGTGACCCCTACACATTGGCCTACTATGGTTATCCCTACAGCACCCTCATTGGACCCAACAGGGACTACTTTGTGAAAG GAACCCCAATGATACAGAACAATG TGGCTTTGCCAGCTCTGGGTGCACAGTACCCAGTGTTCAGCGCCACTCCTGCGCCCAAACTGATTGAGGACGGGAAGGTGCACACAGTGGAGCATCTCATCAACCCTTTGACCATCCAACACCCCGAACACACCACTGCCACCGCTGCCGCCACAGTCCTGCCTGCAGTGTCCACTCCTCCTCCATTCCAG GGTCGTCCCATCACTCCTGTCTATGCCATGGCCCACAATGTTCAGCGCATCCCCACGGCTGCCGGCCTGTACGGACCGGGCTACGTCCCCATCACAAACTACACGGCCAACACGGCTGCTCTGGCTGCCCTGCAGAAAAACGCAGCCATGACCGCCGCTGCATACGGAAGTTACGCCGGCTACGCCGTGCCGCAGCCCTTCCCCGCGGCCGCCTTTCAGCTGCCCATCCACGACGTCTACCAGACATACTGA